A window of Acidobacteriota bacterium contains these coding sequences:
- a CDS encoding TonB-dependent receptor, which yields MQRSGSTLPFALDELESLELVRGPGSALYGADAFNGVINMVTRNARDASGGQIKLSGGDLDTRRVDLRLGGGLGAGWFGRISGGYLEGDDFSRSRNVTQEYDGLGPEVVPLVLEDNTLYYGSLRLDKFFDSGPSFTLEAGNGVSEGPLQVTGIGRVQGVDVERPYVRANFNTQHWNVLAHRTERDGDDQRSLSSGVPLYLDSDRTLIEVQGNVGFGGGRGQLIGGASYSEENIDSVNPQGFQTLMFEPVEADFSGVFGQVEYDFSDKLKGVLAARYDDSSLNDSQFSPRVALVYSINPNHTLRVNYGEAFQTPNYSEFFLAVQVAAPITATAPLEAGFCAPFGVTCGFDRIPVMALGNPSLEVEEVKSYEVGYSGIINRKAFLTVDYYNNQLENFITDLITPVNASLGRINPNFGPYQAPAGIPEPFASILLATLQGALGPSYALLSNNPLDQTALLAALSYTNFGEVDTQGIEIGLSYYITDEWLLDANYSWFDFDITEQIVEDPLLPNAPENKYGLGLTYIGGKWNGSVKYRHSDSYDWNAGVFSGPVPSYDLVDLNVNYQITDNIEVGVNVSNLFDEEHYQIFGGDLIERRALGHVSFSW from the coding sequence ATGCAACGATCAGGGTCCACTCTGCCCTTCGCTCTCGACGAGCTGGAGAGCCTGGAGCTGGTGCGCGGTCCCGGCTCCGCCCTCTATGGCGCCGATGCCTTCAACGGCGTCATCAACATGGTGACCCGCAACGCTCGCGACGCCTCCGGCGGCCAGATCAAGCTCTCCGGCGGTGACCTCGACACCCGGCGGGTCGACCTTCGTCTCGGCGGCGGTCTCGGTGCCGGCTGGTTCGGCCGCATCTCCGGTGGCTACTTGGAGGGTGACGACTTCTCCCGCTCCCGCAACGTCACCCAGGAGTACGACGGCCTGGGTCCCGAGGTCGTTCCCCTCGTGCTCGAGGACAACACCCTCTATTACGGCAGCCTGCGGCTGGATAAGTTCTTCGACAGCGGCCCGTCCTTCACCCTCGAAGCGGGCAACGGTGTTTCCGAAGGCCCCCTTCAGGTCACCGGCATCGGCCGCGTTCAGGGCGTGGATGTGGAGCGGCCCTACGTTCGGGCCAACTTCAATACCCAGCACTGGAACGTTCTTGCCCACCGCACCGAGCGTGACGGCGATGACCAGCGTTCCCTGAGCTCCGGCGTGCCCCTGTACCTGGACTCGGACCGCACCCTCATCGAGGTCCAGGGCAACGTCGGCTTCGGCGGTGGCAGAGGTCAGCTCATCGGCGGCGCCTCCTACAGCGAGGAGAACATCGACTCGGTCAATCCCCAGGGCTTCCAGACCCTGATGTTCGAGCCGGTGGAAGCGGACTTCAGCGGTGTCTTCGGGCAGGTCGAGTACGACTTCAGCGACAAGCTCAAGGGCGTGCTGGCGGCTCGCTACGATGACAGCTCCCTCAACGACAGCCAGTTCTCCCCGCGGGTGGCGTTGGTCTACTCCATCAACCCCAACCACACGTTGCGGGTGAACTACGGTGAGGCGTTCCAGACGCCCAACTACTCCGAGTTCTTCCTCGCCGTGCAGGTGGCGGCCCCGATCACCGCCACCGCGCCTCTGGAGGCCGGCTTCTGCGCGCCCTTCGGCGTCACCTGCGGCTTCGATCGCATCCCGGTGATGGCGCTGGGCAACCCGAGCCTCGAGGTCGAGGAGGTCAAGAGCTATGAGGTCGGCTACTCCGGCATCATCAATCGCAAGGCCTTCCTCACCGTCGACTACTACAACAACCAGCTGGAGAACTTCATCACCGACCTGATCACCCCGGTGAACGCCAGCCTCGGTCGGATCAATCCCAACTTCGGCCCCTACCAGGCGCCGGCGGGGATCCCCGAGCCTTTCGCGTCGATCCTCCTGGCGACCCTTCAGGGAGCCCTCGGCCCGTCTTACGCGCTGCTCTCCAACAATCCGTTGGACCAGACGGCGCTGCTGGCGGCGCTCTCCTACACCAACTTCGGTGAGGTGGATACCCAGGGCATCGAGATCGGCCTCAGCTACTACATCACCGACGAGTGGCTGCTGGACGCCAACTACTCGTGGTTCGACTTCGACATCACCGAGCAGATCGTCGAGGATCCGCTGCTGCCCAACGCGCCGGAGAACAAATACGGCCTCGGCCTGACCTATATCGGTGGCAAGTGGAACGGCTCGGTGAAGTACCGCCACAGCGACAGCTACGACTGGAACGCCGGCGTCTTCTCCGGTCCGGTGCCGTCCTACGATCTGGTGGACCTCAACGTCAACTACCAGATCACCGACAACATCGAGGTCGGCGTCAACGTCAGCAACCTCTTCGACGAGGAGCACTACCAGATCTTCGGCGGCGATCTCATCGAGCGTCGGGCTCTGGGCCACGTCTCCTTCAGCTGGTAA
- the serS gene encoding serine--tRNA ligase — MLSRDLLRNDSDELRQNLSSRGVDLSDLDRWQQLDAKRRSGLVELEDLKRQRNEASKAIGMIKREGGDATAEIAAVGELKAQIESLESSAGDIDAELEALAAAFPNVAHESVPRGADESANREEAVVGKVPSFDFEPQAHWDLGPELGILDFERGAKVTGARFTAYFGAGARLERALISFMLDLHTREHGYEEVLPPFIVNSDSLFGSGQLPKFAEDLFHLEGTDYYLGPTAEVALCNLHRGETLDEAQLPIRYAAYTPCFRSEAGSYGKDVRGLIRQHQFNKVELVQITTPETSWDAHEELTGHAGRVLELLGLPYRKVCLSTGDMGFSVAKTYDLEVWLPGQNAYREISSCSNCTDFQARRANLRYRPAEGGKVRLAHTLNGSGLAVGRTLIAILENYQQADGSVLVPEVLRPYMGGLERITARS, encoded by the coding sequence ATGCTTTCCCGAGACCTCTTGCGCAACGACTCCGACGAGCTGCGGCAGAACCTCTCCAGCCGCGGCGTGGACCTCTCCGACCTGGACCGCTGGCAACAGCTGGACGCCAAGCGGCGCTCCGGACTGGTGGAACTGGAAGACCTCAAGCGCCAGCGCAACGAGGCGAGCAAAGCCATCGGAATGATCAAGCGGGAGGGCGGCGACGCCACCGCGGAGATCGCCGCCGTGGGGGAGCTCAAGGCCCAGATCGAAAGCCTGGAGTCCAGCGCCGGCGACATCGACGCCGAGCTGGAGGCCCTCGCCGCCGCTTTTCCCAACGTGGCCCACGAGAGCGTCCCCCGCGGCGCCGACGAGAGCGCCAACCGCGAGGAAGCGGTGGTGGGGAAAGTGCCGAGCTTCGACTTCGAGCCCCAAGCCCATTGGGATTTGGGCCCGGAGCTGGGCATCCTCGACTTCGAGCGCGGTGCCAAGGTCACCGGCGCCCGCTTCACCGCCTACTTCGGCGCCGGCGCCCGGCTGGAGCGCGCGCTGATCTCCTTCATGCTCGATCTGCACACCCGCGAGCATGGCTACGAAGAGGTCCTGCCGCCGTTCATCGTCAACAGCGACTCCCTCTTCGGCAGCGGCCAGCTGCCCAAATTCGCCGAGGATCTCTTCCACCTGGAGGGAACGGATTACTACCTCGGCCCCACGGCGGAGGTCGCCCTGTGCAACCTGCACCGCGGCGAGACCCTGGACGAGGCCCAGCTGCCCATCCGCTACGCCGCCTACACGCCGTGCTTCCGCAGCGAGGCCGGTTCCTACGGCAAAGATGTCCGCGGCCTGATCCGCCAGCACCAATTCAACAAGGTGGAGCTGGTCCAGATCACTACGCCGGAGACCAGTTGGGACGCCCACGAAGAGCTCACCGGCCACGCCGGCCGCGTTCTGGAGCTGCTCGGGCTGCCGTACCGCAAGGTTTGCCTGTCCACCGGCGATATGGGCTTCTCCGTCGCCAAGACCTACGACCTGGAGGTCTGGCTGCCGGGGCAGAATGCCTACCGCGAGATCTCCTCGTGCTCCAACTGCACCGACTTCCAGGCCCGCCGCGCCAACCTTCGCTACCGCCCCGCCGAGGGCGGCAAGGTCCGCCTGGCTCACACTCTGAACGGCTCCGGCCTCGCCGTCGGCCGCACCCTCATCGCGATCCTCGAGAACTACCAGCAGGCGGACGGCTCCGTCCTCGTCCCCGAGGTCCTGCGCCCCTACATGGGCGGCCTCGAGCGCATCACCGCCCGTTCCTGA